The proteins below come from a single Mercenaria mercenaria strain notata chromosome 3, MADL_Memer_1, whole genome shotgun sequence genomic window:
- the LOC123525058 gene encoding transmembrane protein 74B-like, translating into MVTELERIEDSNIRNEEENCHWLDCLNPKKDMQEFLTTIAIILMSCGVAIMCVSFIVPREHVFDPSLPAREMEKIEIHYAKLSYYLDICTVIGMSFIAAGGLITSGVFVYYFIMPDREVYRKKDRQDLNLLTGTQREMVSYGTSNDG; encoded by the coding sequence ATGGTAACAGAACTAGAACGCATAGAGGATTCAAACATCAGAAATGAGGAAGAAAACTGTCACTGGCTGGATTGTCTCAACCCAAAGAAAGACATGCAGGAATTTTTAACAACCATTGCAATTATATTAATGTCATGTGGTGTAGCTATTATGTGTGTAAGTTTCATAGTGCCACGAGAGCACGTGTTCGATCCATCACTTCCGGCCCGTGAAATGGAGAAAATCGAAATACATTACGCTAAACTATCTTATTACTTAGATATTTGCACTGTGATTGGGATGTCTTTCATTGCCGCAGGTGGGCTTATTACTTCGGGAgtttttgtgtattattttataatGCCAGACAGAGAGGTTTACAGAAAGAAAGACAGACAAGATTTGAACCTCCTTACTGGAACCCAACGAGAAATGGTTTCATATGGTACAAGCAATGATGGATAA